In the Dolichospermum flos-aquae CCAP 1403/13F genome, CTTTAAACGTCTTCAGAATGCGGCTGATGGGGGCGGAAGTTCGTCCAGTGTCTGCGGGTACGGGAACGCTCAAAGATGCCACTTCTGAAGCCATCCGGGACTGGGTAACCAATGTAGAAACTACCCATTACATCCTCGGTTCTGTGGCTGGTCCCCATCCTTATCCGATGATGGTTCGGGATTTTCACGCGGTGATTGGTGAAGAAACTCGCGTTCAAGCTCTGGAAAAATGGGGACGTTTACCTGATATCCTGGTGGCTTGTGTGGGTGGTGGTTCTAATGCTATGGGACTATTTCACGAATTTGTCAAAGAACCATCTGTGCGGTTAATTGGAGTAGAAGCTGCTGGTGAAGGTGTGAATACTGGCAAACACGCGGCCACTCTCACAAAAGGCCAGGTTGGTGTATTGCATGGTTCCATGAGTTATCTTTTACAAGATGATGATGGTCAAGTTATTGAACCCCATTCCATTAGTGCTGGTTTAGATTATCCTGGTGTGGGGCCTGAACACAGTTATATGAAAGATATTGGCCGGGCTGAATATTACAGTGTGACGGACGCTGAGGCTTTGGACGCATTCCAACGACTATCGAAGTTAGAGGGAATTATACCAGCTTTGGAAACTTCTCATGCGATCGCTTACTTAGAAACTCTCTGTCCTCAACTTGCTGGTAGCCCCAAGGTGATCATTAACTGTTCTGGACGAGGTGACAAGGATGTACAAACAGCCGCTAAGTTCCTAATTCACTAAATTCTTGTAAAAAACACTTGCTTGCTAATAAATAGTATCCATGACATCTATCATTGGATACTGTTTATTAGTAATCATTTTGATTAATAATGTAGTGTAAATAACATCTACCAGTTTGATAGTCAGGGGTACTATAGCGGTATGCACTTCAGGGCAAGCGCATCTTATTTTTAGAATGCTTACTGGACAAAGGTTTTGACGATTGTTAATTTTTGTAACTAAAGGTTGAAACCCTTGCTGGGCATGGATTACAGAATTTAGGTGCGTTTGCCCTGTATGCACTTGAGTAAAATTCTAATTTTAGAGAGGCTTATATCCAAAGGGGTTTACTCCTGAATGCTGGAAGCTGCTATATCTAGACTGATTTAAATTGTGAAAATTTGATGATCTTTTAGTTCATAATTAGCAAATAGTATCCTGGTAAGTATTCTGATAATCAGAAGATAGGGTATATATTCAATAAATCCATACATTACTTAACTTAAACCTCTATGTTACGACAAACTGCTTTTGGCATTGCTTTAAGTACGCTTGTCCTTGCTAGTGGCTACATGACTGCTGCGAATCCAGATAATAGTTCTGCTAAACAAACTGGCCGATATCAGCATTCATCACTTGTGACAAGTCAAGCAAAAATATCTAATCTTACTTTTCAAACTACTAATTTAGAACTAGCTGTTTTTACTCAAATTAATCAATATCGGGCGAAACGGGGGCTAAAAAAATTAAATTTAAACGGAAAGATCAGTCAGCAAGCCAGAATTCACAGTCAAAATATGGCTAGTGGTAAAGTTCCTTTTAGTCATCAAGGATTTGAACAGCGGGTAATGACTATTCCTCTTAAATATAGTAGTGCGGCTGAAAATGTAGCTTATAATACGGGATATAGTAACCCTGCCAATGAGGCGGTTTCTGGCTGGTTAAAAAGCCCTGGTCATCTGAAAAATCTTCAGGGTAAATATAATTTAACTGGGGTTGGTGTGGCTGCTAATGAACAAGGAGAAGTTTATTTAACGCAAATATTTTTAAACACTAATACCAGCGGACAAAATTAAGAATTATGCCCTTTGTGATGAAGGAAGGGGCATAAATTAATTTTTTAGTTTTTAATTTAGCATTTTTAATGAGGCGTTAGAGGATGTTTGAAAAGTATCAGAACTTATCTAGATCCCCCCAACCCCCCTTGAAAAGGGAGGCTAAATTTCTCAAAGTCCCCCTTTCTAAGAGGATGTTTTAAAAGTTTTTAATGTGGAAACAGACCCCTCTCCAAACCTCTCCCCTACCAGGGGAGAGGCTTTAAAAACCCCATTCCCTTGTAGGGAAGGGGGGAAGGGGGGTTAGGTTTTTGGAGATTATGGGTTTCATATAATACTTTTCAAACAACCTCTTAGCGAGAGTCCTGTTGTCTGGCAAAATGAAGATAATTTATATTTGATCAGTTCATGACATTACCAGATTTTCAAGTTGGCGATGGCGATTTAAATGATGCAACTCTTTCTGAGTATTTAAAATCCCCAGCTATCGCTGTTGATACGGAAACAATGGGACTTTTACCTCAGCGCGATCGCTTGTGTCTGATTCAACTCTGTAACCCAGAAGGACAAGTTACTGCTATTCGGATTTCTAGGGGACAAACAGTAGCACCAAATTTGCAAATTCTCATGGAAGCAACCCATATTGTCAAAGTTTTTCACTTTGCTAGGTTTGATGTTGCCACTTTACGGCAGAATTTAGATATTGTTGTGCAACCGATTTTTTGTACTAAAATTGCTAGTAAGTTAGCCCGGACTTATACAAATCGTCACGGACTAAAAGATGTGGTTTTAGAATTAGAAAAGGTGGAGTTAGATAAAAGTTCCCAATGTTCTGATTGGGGTAATGCGAGTAATTTATCTGATGCACAATTAAGTTATGCGGCTAATGATGTCCGTTATTTGTTAAGTGTCCGAGAAAAGCTCACAGCTATGTTACAACGGGAAGAACGTTGGCAAGTTGCCCAAGAATGTTTTCAAGTTTTATCAACAATTGTTAGTTTAGATTTATTACAATTCAAGGACTTATTTGAACATTGAAATATCTAAATTTATAATTTGATTTTGAGTTAATTTACTTTTGGGCTGGGATTTACCCAGCCTATTATTTACTTAGAATTTACTAAAATTAGCAATTGCTTCTGTGATTTTATCCACAACCTCATCTACAATTATGACTCCCAACTCCCCAGAAGCGCGGGTACGAATACTCAAACTGTTGGTTTCGACTTCCTTCGCACCAACCACCGCCATGACAGGTATTTTATCCTTTTTGGCGTTGCGAATCAACTTACCCAAGCATTACTGTGTTTAATCATTTATTTAAACTCCTATAAATCTTTTTCTACATCCAATATCCTTTTTTCGTAAATCACAGAGTTTATGGAAAATAACGATAAAATTCCCGACGGTGTAGAACGCGCATTACTTCTATAATATCTCCATTAACTTCTATGCCAACACGATAATCATTAATGCGAATGCGATAACGATCATTATAACCTCGCATAGCTTTAATATCAGGAATCTCTTCCAAAGAATTGATGTTTTCTAGAGTTGTAAATGCAATTACGTAGATGAGTTAGTATGATTCTGAACTCTTCAATTGTTTCAGGTCTTTCAAAAAAGCCTGACGGTATTGGACTTCCAAGATTATTCTTCCTCAAGATAAGCTAAGGCTTTACTACGATTTAGTAATGGGGTATTCATAGATTCATTCATAGCTTTGTTCATACAATAGTCTTCTACTGCTTCAGCAAGTTCATCCAAGGAAGCATCCTGTGTAGGTAGTAATTGTCTCCAGATTTCAAGAGGAATTACAACTGCAATAGTATTTCCTTCCGTGTTGGTAAGATATTCAAGATTTAGCATTTGTTACTCCAAAATTCATTCTACAAGGTTCAAAAAAGTTGTAGGTTGGGTTAAGCGACAGCGCAACCCAACAAAAGTCCGTAAATGTTGGGTTTCACTTCGTTCTACCCAACCTACTTTTTTAGAAGTTACTAAAGTTAGTAATTGCTTCTGTGATTTTATCCACAACCTCATCTACAATTATGACTCCCAACTCCCCAGAAGCGCGGGTACGAATACTCAAACTGTTGGTTTCGACTTCCTTCGCACCAACCACCGCCATGACGGGGATTTTATCCTTTTCGGCGTTGCGAATCAACTTACCCAAGCGATCGCCACTGGTATCCACTTCCGCCCGAATACCCAATGCAACCATCTTAGCAGCCACCTCTTTGGTAAAATCTAACTGAAGATCACCGACAGGTAATAACCTGATTTGTACAGGTGCTAACCACAGAGGAAAATCACCCGCGTACTCTTCAATTAAAATTCCAATTAATCGTTCCAAAGAACCAAAGGGCGCGCGGTGAAGCATTACTGGACGTTGACGCGAACCATCTTCCGCCACATATTCTAAATCAAAGCGTTCCGGTAAATTATAATCTACCTGCACAGTTCCCAATTGCCATTCCCGTTCTAAAGCATCACTGAAGATAAAATCCAGCTTGGGTCCATAAAAAGCCGCTTCCCCAATTCCTTCAAAATGCTCCATTCCCAATTGTTGCACAGCGCGACGAATTGCCCCTTCCGCTTTATCCCAAGCTTCATCAGAACCGATATACTTATCACTAGCTGGGTCACGGAAACTCAATCTAGCTTTGAAATTCTTCAATTGCAGACTTTTGAAAACGCTCAAAATCAAATCTACAACATTGAGAAATTCACTGTCTAGCTGTTCGGGAGTCACGAATAAATGAGAATCATCAACGGTAAAACCGCGCACTCTGGTTAAACCACCCAATTCTCCCGACTGTTCATAACGGTAAACTGTACCAAATTCCGCCAAACGCATCGGTAATTCCCGATAAGAGCGTAATTCACTCTTGTATATTTGGATGTGGAAAGGGCAGTTCATCGGTTTCATGACAAAACCCTGTTCTATGGCTCTTGCTTCCTCATCTTCAGCCATTAAAGGAAACATATCTTCCTTGTATTTCTGCCAATGTCCAGATGTTTTAAATAAATCAACTCTGGCAATATGGGGAGTAACTACAGGTAAATAACCCCGTTTTAATTGTTCTTTTTTGAGGAAGTCTTCTAAAATCGTTCTTAACAAAGTCCCTTTGGGAGTCCACAAAGGTAAACCAGGTCCGACTAAATCGGAAAAGATAAATAATCCGAGTTCTTTACCCAGTTTACGATGATCACGGCGCAGGGCTTCTTCTTTGCGGCGTTTATACTCTGCTAATTGTTCGGGAGTTTCCCAAGCTGTGGCATAAATGCGCTGTAATTGAGCTTTGTTTTCATCTCCGCGCCAATAAGCACCCGCAACGCTTTCTAACTCTATAGCTTTGGGATTAATTTCGCTGGTATTTTCGAGGTGAGGTCCAGCGCACAAATCCCACCATTGCTCTCCCAAATGGTAAATTGTGATGGGTTCTTGTTTGATATCTCCGAGAATTTCCAGTTTATAGGGTTCGTTAATGGCTTCAATGCGGCGTTGTGCTTCTTCGCGGCTGACTTCTTCCCGAATTAATGGTAATTTGCGATTAATAATCTTGACCATTTCTTTTTGAATGGTTTTTAAATCCTTATCGCTAAAGGGTTCTGGACTATCAAAGTCATAATAAAACCCATTTTCAATCCAAGGACCAATTGTAACTTGCACCTTGGGAAACAGCTTTTGTACTGCCATAGCCATGATATGGGAAGCTGTGTGACGAATCTTTTTTAGTGTTTCTGATTCGCTGGTTCGGGGTAAATAGATTTTTTCGACTGGTTGGGTTTCTTGATTTGGGGACATTGGCTATTAAACTTTTGACGAAGTGTTAAAAATAGAGTTGACGAAAAATATCTTTACAAAATAAATAATAGTCCACTGGCTATGGTTTTTCCTAATTTAGCCCAACTACAGGCTGCTGGTAAAAGCCATACAAGACAAAATTAAATTCAATCGAGTTGTCAGAGAACAGGGAACAGGGAACAGGGAATAGAAAAATTTTCTTCTTTCTTCTTTCTTCTTTCTTCTGTTCTTCTTTCTTCTTTCTTCTTTCTTCTTTCTTCTTTCTTCTTTCTTCTTT is a window encoding:
- the thrS gene encoding threonine--tRNA ligase; this encodes MSPNQETQPVEKIYLPRTSESETLKKIRHTASHIMAMAVQKLFPKVQVTIGPWIENGFYYDFDSPEPFSDKDLKTIQKEMVKIINRKLPLIREEVSREEAQRRIEAINEPYKLEILGDIKQEPITIYHLGEQWWDLCAGPHLENTSEINPKAIELESVAGAYWRGDENKAQLQRIYATAWETPEQLAEYKRRKEEALRRDHRKLGKELGLFIFSDLVGPGLPLWTPKGTLLRTILEDFLKKEQLKRGYLPVVTPHIARVDLFKTSGHWQKYKEDMFPLMAEDEEARAIEQGFVMKPMNCPFHIQIYKSELRSYRELPMRLAEFGTVYRYEQSGELGGLTRVRGFTVDDSHLFVTPEQLDSEFLNVVDLILSVFKSLQLKNFKARLSFRDPASDKYIGSDEAWDKAEGAIRRAVQQLGMEHFEGIGEAAFYGPKLDFIFSDALEREWQLGTVQVDYNLPERFDLEYVAEDGSRQRPVMLHRAPFGSLERLIGILIEEYAGDFPLWLAPVQIRLLPVGDLQLDFTKEVAAKMVALGIRAEVDTSGDRLGKLIRNAEKDKIPVMAVVGAKEVETNSLSIRTRASGELGVIIVDEVVDKITEAITNFSNF
- a CDS encoding CAP domain-containing protein, translating into MLRQTAFGIALSTLVLASGYMTAANPDNSSAKQTGRYQHSSLVTSQAKISNLTFQTTNLELAVFTQINQYRAKRGLKKLNLNGKISQQARIHSQNMASGKVPFSHQGFEQRVMTIPLKYSSAAENVAYNTGYSNPANEAVSGWLKSPGHLKNLQGKYNLTGVGVAANEQGEVYLTQIFLNTNTSGQN
- a CDS encoding ribonuclease D; translated protein: MTLPDFQVGDGDLNDATLSEYLKSPAIAVDTETMGLLPQRDRLCLIQLCNPEGQVTAIRISRGQTVAPNLQILMEATHIVKVFHFARFDVATLRQNLDIVVQPIFCTKIASKLARTYTNRHGLKDVVLELEKVELDKSSQCSDWGNASNLSDAQLSYAANDVRYLLSVREKLTAMLQREERWQVAQECFQVLSTIVSLDLLQFKDLFEH
- the trpB gene encoding tryptophan synthase subunit beta, translating into MTTTPLSPNFSQTASVPDTLGRFGRFGGKYVPETLMPALAELEAAYQQYRNEPGFQAELQGLLKDYVGRATPLYFAERLTANYARPDGTGAQIYLKREDLNHTGAHKINNALGQVLLAKRMGKKRIIAETGAGQHGVATATVCARFGLECIIYMGVHDMERQSLNVFRMRLMGAEVRPVSAGTGTLKDATSEAIRDWVTNVETTHYILGSVAGPHPYPMMVRDFHAVIGEETRVQALEKWGRLPDILVACVGGGSNAMGLFHEFVKEPSVRLIGVEAAGEGVNTGKHAATLTKGQVGVLHGSMSYLLQDDDGQVIEPHSISAGLDYPGVGPEHSYMKDIGRAEYYSVTDAEALDAFQRLSKLEGIIPALETSHAIAYLETLCPQLAGSPKVIINCSGRGDKDVQTAAKFLIH
- a CDS encoding type II toxin-antitoxin system RelE family toxin; amino-acid sequence: MYVIAFTTLENINSLEEIPDIKAMRGYNDRYRIRINDYRVGIEVNGDIIEVMRVLHRREFYRYFP